A section of the Solitalea canadensis DSM 3403 genome encodes:
- a CDS encoding alpha/beta hydrolase family protein produces MNTQSLSIPVSTGIGSISAECIVPENVSCVLTLAHGAGADMNHSFMVALAESLAEMGIATLRFNFPFTEQKKGRPDPPAVAHKTIEVVIHKAHELFPSLPLFVSGKSFGGRMSSQYLALQPNPIVKGIIFYGFPLHPAGKPAVERAEHLKELKIPMLFLQGTRDTLATWDLIESVRSSLPLATLVEIEDADHAFKAGKQNTILILANASKNWIEKIEG; encoded by the coding sequence ATGAACACTCAATCGTTATCCATACCGGTTTCTACAGGCATTGGTTCGATCTCGGCCGAATGTATTGTTCCGGAGAACGTTAGCTGTGTGCTGACGCTGGCACATGGTGCTGGCGCCGACATGAATCATTCCTTCATGGTAGCATTGGCAGAATCATTAGCGGAGATGGGCATTGCTACATTAAGGTTTAATTTTCCTTTTACAGAGCAGAAAAAAGGAAGGCCCGATCCGCCGGCAGTAGCGCACAAAACCATTGAAGTGGTTATTCATAAAGCGCATGAGTTATTTCCTTCGCTTCCGCTGTTTGTTTCCGGCAAATCTTTTGGCGGGCGAATGAGTTCGCAATATTTAGCACTTCAACCTAACCCAATAGTTAAAGGAATTATTTTTTATGGATTTCCCCTTCACCCGGCAGGCAAACCGGCTGTGGAACGTGCCGAGCATTTGAAGGAGCTGAAGATACCCATGCTTTTTCTGCAGGGAACCCGCGATACACTAGCCACTTGGGATTTGATCGAATCAGTTCGCTCTTCGTTGCCCTTGGCTACCTTAGTAGAGATTGAGGATGCTGATCATGCATTTAAAGCCGGAAAGCAAAATACTATACTGATACTGGCAAACGCCAGTAAGAACTGGATCGAGAAGATCGAAGGTTAG
- a CDS encoding DUF4287 domain-containing protein → MSFQAYLDNIKIKTGKSPDDFKKLAEEKGLLKPGIKAGEVVAWLKKDFDLGHGHAMAIYSVFKGLNEQNTDNTIDKHFSGEKEKWLSVYNTLIKKIQSFSTDLKTAPVASYISLLRGERKFAVVQVTKDRMYIGLKLKDQSPTERFELAGNWNTQMTHKVAVISSKELDKVLFSWLQKAYDQNAPKK, encoded by the coding sequence ATGTCATTTCAAGCGTATTTAGATAACATTAAAATAAAGACGGGGAAATCACCTGATGATTTTAAAAAGCTAGCCGAGGAAAAGGGTTTACTGAAACCCGGGATAAAAGCAGGAGAAGTAGTAGCATGGCTAAAAAAAGATTTTGACTTAGGACACGGTCACGCGATGGCTATCTATAGTGTTTTCAAAGGATTAAATGAACAAAACACAGATAATACTATAGACAAACATTTTTCAGGTGAAAAAGAAAAATGGCTTTCAGTTTATAACACATTGATAAAGAAAATTCAATCATTTAGTACGGACTTAAAAACTGCTCCTGTTGCAAGTTATATCAGCCTTTTGAGAGGCGAACGGAAATTTGCTGTTGTACAAGTGACAAAAGACAGAATGTACATTGGCCTTAAATTAAAAGATCAATCACCTACTGAGCGATTTGAACTCGCCGGAAATTGGAACACACAGATGACACACAAAGTTGCTGTTATTTCTTCAAAGGAGTTAGACAAAGTTCTTTTCAGTTGGCTACAAAAAGCGTACGATCAAAATGCACCAAAGAAATAG
- a CDS encoding SRPBCC family protein produces MNTVSIIALIIVLLAIIFLLAALIAPKGYSFKREITINKPVQLVFDYLRHLKNQDQFNKWVMMDPHLKKSFRGNDGEVGFVYAWEGNKQAGVGEQEIIRIENNRKIEVEVRFDKPMKGVAYTPFTTMPISNNETKVTWGMSSKMNYPLNIILLFMNMDKMLGKDVEGSLELLKQNLEHQN; encoded by the coding sequence ATGAATACTGTAAGTATAATCGCCCTAATAATAGTTTTGTTGGCTATTATTTTCCTATTGGCTGCATTAATAGCACCAAAAGGCTACTCTTTTAAAAGAGAAATAACTATCAACAAACCTGTTCAACTCGTTTTTGACTATTTGCGGCATTTGAAAAACCAGGACCAATTTAATAAGTGGGTGATGATGGACCCTCATCTCAAAAAATCATTCAGAGGTAATGACGGAGAAGTTGGATTTGTTTACGCTTGGGAAGGCAATAAACAAGCAGGCGTTGGTGAACAAGAAATAATTCGTATTGAGAATAATAGAAAAATAGAGGTTGAAGTTCGTTTTGATAAGCCAATGAAAGGAGTTGCATACACTCCATTTACTACGATGCCGATTTCGAACAACGAAACCAAGGTTACCTGGGGCATGAGCAGCAAAATGAACTATCCATTAAACATCATTCTATTATTTATGAATATGGATAAAATGCTTGGAAAGGATGTTGAAGGGAGTTTAGAACTGTTAAAACAAAATTTAGAACACCAAAACTAG
- a CDS encoding DoxX family protein, with amino-acid sequence MEQNQSNSKASLWTGGILKGLVSTFLLFDALMKVIKHQRSIEGTEQLGLNESSVQPLGIYLLLATLLYIVPRTTVIGGLFLTAYLGGAAAITYSANINGHSFIFPIVFAIVMWMAEYLRNVKIRTSLPIIK; translated from the coding sequence ATGGAACAAAATCAAAGTAATTCGAAAGCCAGCCTGTGGACAGGTGGTATCTTAAAAGGACTTGTTTCAACATTCCTGCTTTTTGACGCTTTAATGAAAGTAATAAAGCATCAAAGGTCGATAGAAGGCACCGAGCAATTAGGATTGAATGAGAGCAGTGTTCAACCACTTGGTATTTATTTATTGCTTGCAACACTATTATACATTGTGCCAAGAACAACAGTTATTGGTGGGCTGTTTCTTACTGCCTATTTGGGCGGAGCAGCTGCCATTACCTATTCAGCTAATATTAATGGGCATTCGTTCATTTTCCCCATTGTTTTTGCAATAGTTATGTGGATGGCTGAATACTTAAGAAACGTAAAAATCAGAACAAGCTTACCGATAATAAAATAG
- a CDS encoding VOC family protein, with protein sequence MTNIDIYLHFNGNSKEAFSFYQSIFGGDFITAQRYKDLPGGDKMTTEDQEKMMHISLKITPSTTLMATDILTKNDDELKFGNNFHICIQAENEKEADKLFQALSKDGKIEMPMNKTFWGAYFGMCQDRFDLLWMINFTYPPIN encoded by the coding sequence ATGACTAACATTGATATCTATCTGCATTTTAACGGAAACAGCAAAGAGGCTTTTTCATTTTATCAATCCATTTTTGGTGGAGATTTTATAACTGCACAACGTTATAAAGATTTACCTGGTGGCGATAAGATGACTACTGAAGACCAGGAAAAGATGATGCATATTTCTTTAAAAATTACGCCATCAACAACTCTTATGGCTACCGATATATTAACCAAAAACGATGATGAGTTAAAGTTTGGAAACAACTTTCACATCTGTATTCAGGCTGAAAATGAAAAGGAAGCAGATAAATTATTCCAGGCACTATCAAAAGATGGCAAAATTGAAATGCCCATGAACAAAACATTTTGGGGCGCCTATTTCGGGATGTGTCAGGATAGATTTGACCTATTATGGATGATAAACTTTACGTATCCTCCAATCAATTAA
- a CDS encoding GlxA family transcriptional regulator, whose translation MQKKHISILAMKNANYASIIDARSVFTKANELFRVEHKKDVFEIEIIGEEQELMLEDGLVSIKPDRVTKNIEKTDLIIIPALRGDMLSSSHYNRFFVDWIIKQYKRNAEVASLCTGAFMLAFTGLLKEKKCTTHWQYANEFRFYYPNITLIDEKIIVEQNGLYSSGGGTAYWNLLLFLVEKYISREMAILVAKYFVVNLDKMVQTPFIVFNGLKEHNDREVLKAQEFIEEQYAEKITVDDLSEKLFLTRRTFERRFKKATHCTVLEYLQKVRIEASKKSLEIGRKSVDEIMLDVGYFDSQTFRELFKKITGITPLEYRDKYKK comes from the coding sequence ATGCAGAAGAAACATATATCCATATTGGCGATGAAAAATGCCAATTATGCATCTATTATAGATGCAAGGTCTGTTTTTACAAAAGCAAACGAATTGTTCAGGGTTGAGCATAAAAAGGATGTTTTTGAAATTGAAATTATCGGTGAAGAACAAGAATTAATGCTGGAGGATGGTTTGGTTAGTATTAAACCTGATCGTGTTACCAAAAACATTGAAAAAACTGATTTAATTATAATTCCTGCACTTAGAGGCGATATGTTGAGCAGTAGCCATTACAACAGGTTTTTTGTTGATTGGATAATAAAGCAATACAAACGAAATGCGGAAGTGGCTTCTTTGTGTACCGGTGCCTTTATGCTGGCTTTTACAGGATTATTGAAAGAGAAAAAATGCACCACACACTGGCAATATGCGAATGAGTTTAGGTTTTACTACCCAAACATTACACTTATCGACGAGAAAATAATAGTAGAACAAAACGGATTGTATTCAAGTGGGGGAGGGACTGCCTACTGGAATTTGCTGCTGTTTTTGGTGGAGAAGTATATTAGCAGGGAGATGGCTATACTCGTTGCGAAATATTTTGTAGTTAATCTGGATAAGATGGTTCAAACGCCATTCATTGTTTTTAATGGTCTTAAGGAACATAATGATCGGGAGGTATTGAAAGCTCAGGAGTTTATTGAAGAACAATATGCTGAAAAAATAACGGTTGATGATTTATCTGAAAAACTGTTTCTAACACGAAGAACCTTTGAAAGAAGGTTTAAAAAAGCCACCCATTGTACTGTTCTTGAATACTTGCAAAAAGTTCGGATTGAGGCGAGCAAAAAGTCCCTGGAAATAGGCAGAAAGTCTGTTGATGAAATTATGCTGGATGTTGGTTATTTTGATAGTCAAACGTTTAGGGAGTTGTTTAAAAAAATAACAGGCATCACACCATTAGAGTACAGGGATAAGTACAAGAAATAG
- a CDS encoding AraC family transcriptional regulator has translation MVKELLTYISYHLEEKISLDQLAIISGYSPFHLHKVLKLELQDSVGNYIKKQKMKKAAYLIGLTNTPIGEVKFLVGYDNDSSFARAFKDIYSISPSAFRENNELKRKIVHLNEDYVSLKCEAVKFKERQAFIFPSYGNYFSKSIYRVWKDVAQYLEIHKLDQDQFEYYAIFHNCQHLDMDTPLRYDAALVPKNDALLRINPFLKFTMPSERFAVYRFCSKVSDYQQNSLVITRHLIESSGFEHREGVAYFRFHQFPDWKDPDNLLLDWYLPIK, from the coding sequence ATGGTAAAAGAATTACTCACCTATATTAGCTATCACCTGGAAGAAAAGATTTCCCTGGATCAGCTTGCAATAATTAGTGGTTATTCACCTTTCCATTTGCATAAGGTACTTAAACTGGAATTACAAGACAGCGTTGGTAATTACATTAAGAAGCAAAAGATGAAGAAAGCGGCCTATCTTATCGGACTTACCAATACGCCTATCGGTGAAGTGAAATTCCTTGTGGGTTATGATAATGACTCATCCTTTGCCAGGGCATTTAAAGATATCTATAGTATCAGCCCTTCTGCATTTAGAGAAAACAATGAGTTAAAAAGAAAAATAGTTCACCTGAATGAAGATTATGTTTCCCTTAAATGTGAAGCGGTAAAGTTTAAAGAGCGACAAGCTTTTATTTTTCCAAGTTATGGCAATTACTTTTCCAAAAGTATTTACCGTGTCTGGAAAGATGTTGCTCAATATTTAGAAATCCATAAACTGGATCAGGATCAATTTGAATATTACGCTATATTCCACAATTGCCAACATCTGGATATGGACACACCTTTGCGATATGATGCGGCACTTGTTCCTAAGAACGATGCTTTACTGCGTATCAACCCGTTCCTAAAGTTTACTATGCCATCAGAACGGTTTGCAGTCTATCGTTTTTGTTCAAAGGTGTCTGACTATCAGCAAAATTCACTCGTTATTACACGTCATTTGATAGAATCTTCGGGTTTTGAGCACAGGGAAGGAGTAGCTTATTTCCGGTTCCACCAATTCCCCGACTGGAAGGATCCCGATAACCTCTTATTAGATTGGTATCTACCTATTAAATAA
- a CDS encoding DUF3732 domain-containing protein: MQASISHMFLFNDNQEVRILKFDDGLNIISGDSKTGKSAVIEIIDYCLFASRSTIPKGIITDWTELYCIIFRVKDKHLIIGRRKNSNQMYFNVEIDSDLIYNFSIEYFIDKKLIDLDEAKKEFEKHIGISVLDTRTDEEDDKRNSGGKVTMRSFVPFLFQHQNLIANKHSLFYRFDDFYKRKKTIDDYPVLMGWGNADFFDLQRDLESKQKELSQKKKLDEKLKISNGQLRDDLYGVLSFYYTFLGKELSDDITLPDLKKLVTDLPNSTANSVGDQNLNEELRKIDNLIFEKKKKLDVVQNLLSTIESNNDISKNYSKNINRLKSLASIETSVSEIHCPLCDQEVEAIKEKIAVIQESNEILEDEFEKIGTYVNDTSNQNSSLRKERDNLKKELKELSIKAESLNKQLLTEFNTKNEYEKGLLLRGRTEANAQNLIERNKLLSNSRSDYSELEAEIEELKNKLAGFNLKEELQKAQMILSEKMSAICELLDFEEEFKPGKILFDLEKFSLKYNIKDKENILLSEMGSGSNWLAIHLSAFLGFLYLHSISSTSKIPSILILDQPSQVYFPKVYKQLDEEVENEQKKVDDNIVQVKNIFKVISDEIDNIKNECGYKPQVIVLEHADEDDFEQFIKYRWSKDRDKLI, translated from the coding sequence ATGCAAGCATCGATATCACATATGTTTCTCTTCAATGATAATCAGGAAGTACGAATACTAAAGTTCGATGATGGATTAAATATAATTTCAGGTGATTCAAAAACAGGTAAAAGTGCAGTAATTGAAATAATCGATTATTGTCTGTTTGCTAGTAGATCAACTATACCGAAAGGAATTATAACAGACTGGACAGAACTTTATTGCATAATTTTTAGAGTTAAAGACAAACATTTGATTATTGGAAGAAGAAAAAATAGTAATCAAATGTATTTTAATGTGGAAATTGATTCTGATTTGATTTACAACTTTTCCATAGAATATTTCATCGATAAAAAATTGATTGACTTAGATGAAGCTAAAAAAGAATTTGAAAAGCACATCGGGATTTCTGTTTTAGATACAAGGACTGATGAAGAGGATGATAAAAGGAATTCTGGAGGAAAAGTGACAATGCGCAGTTTCGTGCCTTTTTTATTTCAGCATCAAAATCTGATCGCTAATAAACATAGTCTTTTTTATAGGTTTGATGATTTTTACAAAAGGAAAAAAACAATTGATGATTATCCTGTCCTAATGGGATGGGGAAATGCAGATTTTTTTGATTTGCAGAGAGATTTAGAAAGTAAACAAAAAGAATTAAGTCAAAAGAAAAAGCTAGATGAGAAGTTAAAAATTAGTAACGGACAATTACGAGATGATCTTTATGGCGTTTTATCATTTTACTATACTTTTTTAGGCAAAGAGCTATCTGATGATATTACTCTGCCTGATCTTAAAAAGCTTGTTACAGATTTACCAAACTCTACTGCTAATTCAGTTGGTGATCAAAACCTTAATGAAGAACTGAGAAAAATAGATAATTTAATATTTGAGAAAAAGAAAAAATTAGATGTAGTCCAAAATTTATTGTCTACAATTGAATCTAATAATGACATATCTAAAAATTACTCTAAGAATATTAATCGATTAAAATCATTAGCATCAATCGAGACAAGTGTTAGCGAAATTCATTGCCCACTTTGTGATCAAGAAGTAGAAGCGATAAAAGAGAAAATTGCGGTCATCCAAGAATCTAACGAAATACTGGAAGACGAATTTGAAAAAATTGGTACATATGTAAATGATACTTCTAATCAAAACTCCTCACTGCGAAAAGAGCGAGATAATCTAAAGAAAGAATTGAAAGAACTGAGTATTAAAGCTGAAAGCCTAAATAAACAGTTATTAACAGAATTCAATACTAAAAATGAATACGAAAAAGGATTGCTATTAAGAGGTAGAACGGAAGCCAATGCTCAAAATCTTATTGAAAGAAATAAGCTTTTATCAAATAGCAGAAGTGATTATTCAGAGTTAGAAGCCGAAATTGAAGAACTCAAAAATAAACTTGCTGGCTTCAATCTAAAAGAAGAATTACAAAAGGCGCAAATGATATTAAGTGAAAAGATGAGTGCTATTTGTGAACTATTAGATTTTGAGGAAGAGTTCAAACCTGGAAAGATACTTTTTGATTTGGAAAAATTTAGCTTGAAGTACAATATAAAAGATAAAGAAAATATTTTACTATCCGAGATGGGTAGTGGTTCCAACTGGTTAGCCATTCACTTATCTGCATTTCTAGGATTTTTGTATTTACACAGTATCTCTTCAACATCAAAAATCCCCTCAATTTTAATTTTGGATCAGCCCAGTCAGGTATACTTTCCAAAGGTTTATAAGCAATTAGATGAAGAAGTCGAAAATGAACAAAAGAAAGTTGATGATAATATTGTTCAAGTAAAAAATATTTTCAAAGTAATTTCTGATGAAATTGATAATATTAAAAATGAATGTGGATATAAACCACAAGTAATTGTTTTAGAACATGCTGATGAGGATGATTTTGAGCAATTTATCAAGTATCGGTGGAGTAAAGATAGGGATAAATTGATTTAA
- a CDS encoding three component ABC system middle component → MNIAKTEKILFNPLFTSKLLLMTLGGAKNNQLKMELIYYVLPLIYNDTIKNKLVRSTAKSTFNTFLNSEVKVELIVVETLLANYRTKTKEALITLSNIYNIEFSKYIILKEEQKITYSEEKNPILKEYYKAAFNLGAILSKEDYKKIFFNL, encoded by the coding sequence ATGAATATAGCTAAAACAGAAAAGATTCTTTTTAATCCATTATTTACATCAAAATTATTACTGATGACTTTGGGTGGTGCAAAAAATAATCAGCTGAAAATGGAACTTATCTATTACGTTCTTCCTTTAATTTACAATGATACAATAAAGAATAAACTTGTGAGGAGTACTGCAAAGAGTACATTTAATACATTTTTAAATTCCGAAGTAAAGGTGGAATTAATTGTTGTTGAAACTCTCTTGGCTAATTATAGAACGAAAACAAAAGAAGCTTTGATTACTTTATCAAACATATATAATATTGAATTTTCCAAGTATATAATTCTAAAGGAAGAACAAAAGATTACCTATTCGGAAGAGAAAAATCCTATATTAAAAGAATACTATAAAGCAGCGTTTAATTTAGGGGCAATTCTGTCTAAGGAAGATTATAAAAAAATATTTTTTAATTTATAA
- a CDS encoding JAB domain-containing protein, with amino-acid sequence MTKQLKEAGRLLHIDILDHLIVSSEG; translated from the coding sequence TTGACAAAGCAATTAAAGGAGGCGGGTAGGCTGTTACATATTGATATACTGGATCATTTGATTGTTTCAAGTGAAGGATAA
- a CDS encoding SDR family oxidoreductase, with the protein MNLKNHEHQENNKLVSKSALVTGANKSIGFEVARQLAQKGIYVYLGSRNLENGITAVNKLMAEGLSNVEAIQLDITNDESVKNARAEIGRRTKALDILINNAGIFGGYPQAALDSTIDQFKAVYDANVYGVVRVTQAFIDLMKKSSEPRIVNVSSSQGSITLHSDPSYKYYDYKGAVYLSSKSAMNMYTVVLAYELRDSDFKINAVCPGYTKTDFNGHRGPGSVEVAGNRIIKYALIDKDGPTGKFFSEENNPETGEIPW; encoded by the coding sequence ATGAATTTGAAAAATCACGAACACCAAGAGAATAATAAACTGGTGAGTAAATCAGCATTAGTAACAGGAGCTAACAAAAGCATTGGCTTTGAAGTTGCACGGCAACTTGCTCAAAAAGGAATTTATGTTTACCTCGGCAGTCGCAATTTAGAAAACGGAATAACAGCCGTGAATAAACTAATGGCGGAGGGATTAAGCAATGTAGAAGCTATTCAGCTTGACATTACAAATGACGAATCCGTAAAAAATGCCCGTGCAGAAATTGGTAGGAGAACAAAAGCGTTGGACATACTTATCAATAACGCTGGCATTTTCGGTGGTTACCCGCAGGCCGCGCTTGATTCAACCATAGACCAGTTTAAAGCAGTATATGATGCAAATGTTTACGGCGTAGTAAGAGTTACACAGGCATTTATTGATTTAATGAAAAAATCTTCTGAACCTCGTATTGTAAATGTAAGTTCAAGTCAAGGTTCAATTACTTTGCACAGCGACCCTTCATATAAGTATTACGATTACAAAGGAGCCGTTTATCTTTCTTCAAAATCAGCAATGAATATGTATACGGTTGTCTTAGCCTACGAACTAAGGGATAGTGACTTCAAAATAAATGCTGTTTGTCCAGGATATACAAAGACAGATTTCAATGGTCATCGTGGACCAGGGAGTGTTGAAGTTGCCGGAAATCGAATTATAAAGTATGCTTTAATTGACAAAGACGGACCGACTGGAAAATTCTTTAGTGAAGAAAACAATCCCGAAACAGGAGAAATTCCATGGTAA
- a CDS encoding helix-turn-helix domain-containing protein yields MQDRNEKFESLKNDKLSIKIISNNNPYLSADIQQKLLQPRRLTSYFIVLIDSGSITYNLDLQNITLTDGHLLFAMPNQVFTPPPKTAGLSYFKVLFDENTLALLPQQFPFLVNPLNSQTIIFDNTTRERVRKVFEILNQILHIDEHPTDTEIILAYLNSLLTDLNSAYFKNTEPITILNNNLSKFIEFKLMVETHLTEQPSVNAIAEKLALTTNSLYRIVKEYSGVSPKDFFTNRLMIEAQRKLQYSALSVKELAYELGFNDPDYFSRFFKKCTGKSVSEFLEAQQDSSRE; encoded by the coding sequence ATGCAAGATAGAAACGAAAAATTCGAGAGCTTAAAGAACGACAAGTTGAGTATAAAGATTATCTCAAACAACAATCCTTATCTTTCTGCTGATATTCAGCAAAAGCTTTTACAACCTCGTCGGCTGACTTCTTATTTTATAGTGCTGATTGACAGCGGCTCTATTACTTACAACCTGGATTTACAAAACATCACTCTTACCGACGGGCATTTGCTTTTTGCAATGCCTAATCAAGTTTTTACACCTCCTCCAAAAACTGCTGGTCTTAGCTATTTTAAGGTATTATTTGATGAAAACACATTGGCATTGTTACCACAACAATTTCCTTTTTTAGTTAATCCTTTAAACTCACAGACTATAATTTTTGACAATACCACAAGAGAGAGGGTAAGAAAGGTTTTTGAAATTTTAAATCAGATACTTCACATAGACGAACATCCAACCGACACAGAAATAATATTAGCTTACTTGAACTCACTATTAACAGATCTAAATAGTGCGTATTTCAAAAACACAGAACCAATAACTATTCTAAACAACAATCTGTCAAAGTTTATTGAGTTCAAATTAATGGTGGAGACACATCTCACAGAACAACCCTCTGTTAATGCAATAGCAGAAAAATTGGCTTTGACCACAAACAGCCTATACCGGATCGTAAAAGAATATTCGGGAGTTTCGCCTAAGGATTTTTTCACGAACCGTTTAATGATCGAAGCACAGCGAAAACTACAGTACTCTGCCCTTTCTGTAAAAGAGTTAGCTTATGAATTGGGATTTAATGATCCTGACTACTTTTCAAGATTTTTTAAAAAATGCACAGGAAAAAGTGTAAGTGAGTTTTTAGAAGCTCAGCAAGATTCGTCTAGAGAATAA
- a CDS encoding SIMPL domain-containing protein, with protein sequence MKKIILSLIFFGLASIGFGQAVNSNTIIVDGNASLKVQPDIAVINFQIEALDTVQAKSLSKLNLETQKVLEILTSGGFSDKSIKISEYTIESTSDSEIENKKNYTSKNSLNIEFLLNRNAINELIKQIERSKLSNTTFYVSFKISEQKSQEIKQELTRLAITDAKRKADLIAESLKLTIKGIKLIDSSTDSPLYGLNRSGYRNVKFTPPVVIKNEGIHDSAFKTTDIEEIEISENIRITFEI encoded by the coding sequence ATGAAAAAAATCATTTTATCATTAATCTTTTTCGGCTTGGCTTCGATTGGTTTTGGACAAGCTGTAAATTCCAACACAATTATTGTAGATGGAAATGCATCTTTAAAAGTTCAACCAGACATTGCGGTAATTAATTTTCAAATTGAAGCTTTGGATACAGTTCAAGCTAAATCATTGTCGAAGCTAAATTTGGAAACCCAAAAAGTGCTTGAAATATTAACCAGTGGAGGCTTTAGTGACAAATCAATTAAAATATCTGAATACACAATCGAAAGTACTAGTGATTCTGAAATAGAAAACAAAAAAAACTATACATCTAAAAACTCTTTAAACATTGAGTTTCTTTTGAATAGAAATGCTATAAATGAGCTAATTAAACAAATTGAACGTTCAAAGCTTTCTAATACCACATTTTATGTTTCATTTAAGATTTCAGAACAGAAGAGCCAAGAAATAAAGCAAGAGTTGACTCGTTTAGCAATAACTGATGCCAAGCGCAAGGCTGACCTTATTGCTGAATCTTTAAAACTCACAATTAAAGGAATAAAACTGATTGATTCAAGTACAGACAGTCCTCTTTATGGTTTGAATAGGAGTGGATATCGCAATGTTAAATTCACTCCTCCGGTGGTAATAAAAAACGAAGGAATACATGATTCTGCTTTTAAAACAACTGATATTGAGGAAATAGAAATTAGCGAAAACATCCGAATAACCTTTGAAATATAA
- a CDS encoding DUF6794 domain-containing protein has protein sequence MRNYLLTLIILTILSPSAFGQQKKISKQVRFTADTLNNVYIPQNLEDCFGQLDKFWNDSTKTQAKQWTEDEFSANAHFGIGMWIRNNWQLWGGSRLSIFFNEMGIYHPDDMSGIIIHSYHRYLTGKTISLPDQVKYYQDY, from the coding sequence ATGAGAAACTACTTACTGACACTCATAATTCTGACAATTTTATCGCCTTCAGCATTTGGACAACAGAAAAAAATAAGCAAGCAGGTTCGTTTTACCGCTGATACTTTGAATAACGTATACATTCCCCAAAACCTGGAGGACTGCTTTGGTCAATTGGATAAATTCTGGAACGACAGCACAAAAACTCAAGCTAAACAGTGGACGGAAGACGAATTTTCAGCAAATGCTCATTTTGGAATAGGAATGTGGATAAGGAATAATTGGCAACTATGGGGAGGTTCAAGATTATCAATTTTTTTTAATGAAATGGGCATTTATCATCCAGACGACATGTCTGGAATAATTATCCATAGCTATCATAGATATTTAACAGGAAAGACTATAAGCCTTCCAGACCAGGTTAAATATTATCAGGATTATTAG
- a CDS encoding GNAT family N-acetyltransferase, with amino-acid sequence MKIFIETERLVLRELAYTDANDLFEMDADPEVHLFLENNPVKSIDEITKVIEMLKKQYQENGIARWAVVDKVTNECVGWAGLKYFKQPLNNHNNFYELGYRFKKKHWGKGFATESSIAIVDYGFNNLNVDTIFAITDPKNVNSKKVLTKLGFNFQETFDYEGDPTDWFELKKMNWENKKPNR; translated from the coding sequence ATGAAAATATTTATAGAAACTGAACGACTAGTTTTAAGAGAATTAGCATACACAGACGCAAATGACTTATTCGAAATGGACGCTGACCCAGAAGTTCATTTGTTTTTAGAAAATAATCCTGTAAAATCAATTGACGAAATAACAAAAGTGATTGAAATGCTAAAAAAACAATACCAGGAAAATGGAATTGCACGTTGGGCTGTAGTTGACAAAGTAACAAATGAATGTGTTGGCTGGGCGGGATTAAAGTATTTTAAACAGCCACTAAATAATCACAACAACTTTTACGAACTCGGTTATCGGTTTAAGAAAAAGCATTGGGGAAAAGGTTTTGCTACAGAATCTTCAATCGCAATAGTAGACTACGGATTTAATAATTTGAATGTAGATACAATATTTGCAATTACGGACCCGAAAAATGTAAACTCTAAAAAAGTATTAACTAAGTTAGGTTTTAACTTTCAAGAAACGTTTGACTATGAAGGTGACCCGACAGATTGGTTTGAATTAAAAAAAATGAATTGGGAAAATAAAAAGCCTAACCGCTAA